The following proteins come from a genomic window of Geomonas sp. RF6:
- a CDS encoding C13 family peptidase: MTTESAGSGIDKEEEGGAPCETASGAAAATGKGSAIRGLLRNLLTGGRISLFLRTGVADLAVSPSALALLVLADVLTNILVSVLLSGPDGTPAWSSFPSFFFHLPLMLLYGLLTARLLQRPELLVALPVAFISLSIPVELYHCALEGLVRLPVLRWLQEYLEAPNYYRFFWWWSAAALLFLLRLREAPLPRRMASAALFLVLIVLPLWAFPRGDLWVAPSTGSESGEMHLTEEVLSAQSRLLGEELAALLPGGKGTPHLYFVGFAGDATQDVFIKEAGAVEQLFATRFGTAGRSVLLANNPRTATTLPFATPGNLERTLVAVGQAMNRDSDVLFLFLTSHGSPEHVLAVDNPPLELDGVTPEMLRRMLKKSGIRWKVIVVSACYSGGFVDPLKDADTLIMTAADATHESFGCGFGEKFTWFGEALLNEALRRTWSFPAAFEEARTTIRKWETEQGETPSNPQIHLGSKVAPALKRLENSLRAQKEPAHPPPPRGETKGRDLPGSDEG; encoded by the coding sequence GTGACGACGGAGAGCGCCGGCAGCGGGATCGACAAGGAAGAGGAAGGTGGTGCCCCCTGCGAGACCGCCTCCGGCGCCGCTGCCGCTACGGGAAAAGGAAGCGCGATCCGGGGGCTTCTACGCAACCTCCTGACGGGGGGGAGGATTTCCCTTTTTCTGCGGACAGGAGTGGCAGATCTGGCGGTATCCCCGTCCGCCCTGGCGCTTCTCGTCCTGGCCGACGTCCTCACGAACATCCTCGTCTCGGTACTCCTGTCAGGCCCGGATGGCACCCCCGCCTGGTCCTCCTTTCCCTCTTTTTTCTTTCACCTCCCGCTCATGCTCCTTTACGGCTTGCTGACGGCGAGACTCCTGCAGCGCCCCGAGCTTCTCGTCGCCCTCCCGGTCGCCTTCATATCGCTGAGCATACCGGTGGAGCTGTACCACTGCGCCCTGGAGGGGCTCGTGAGGCTCCCTGTCCTGCGCTGGCTGCAGGAGTACCTGGAGGCGCCGAACTACTACCGCTTCTTCTGGTGGTGGAGCGCGGCGGCCCTCCTCTTCCTGCTGCGCCTGCGCGAGGCTCCGCTGCCGCGGCGCATGGCGAGCGCCGCCCTTTTCCTCGTGCTCATCGTCCTTCCACTCTGGGCCTTCCCCCGCGGGGACCTTTGGGTCGCACCCTCCACGGGGAGCGAAAGCGGCGAGATGCACCTCACCGAAGAGGTTCTCTCCGCGCAGTCCCGCCTCCTCGGCGAGGAGCTTGCCGCCCTCCTCCCGGGGGGGAAAGGGACCCCTCACCTCTACTTCGTGGGATTTGCAGGGGACGCCACGCAGGACGTCTTCATCAAGGAAGCGGGCGCCGTAGAGCAGCTCTTCGCCACCCGCTTCGGCACCGCCGGCCGCTCGGTCCTTCTCGCCAACAACCCGAGGACCGCGACCACCCTCCCCTTCGCCACCCCCGGAAACCTGGAGCGGACCCTCGTCGCGGTGGGGCAGGCGATGAACCGCGACAGCGATGTCCTCTTCCTCTTCCTCACCTCGCACGGCTCCCCCGAACACGTCCTCGCCGTGGACAATCCGCCGCTGGAGCTCGACGGGGTGACTCCGGAGATGCTGCGGCGCATGCTGAAAAAGTCGGGGATACGCTGGAAGGTGATCGTCGTCTCCGCCTGCTACTCCGGCGGTTTCGTCGATCCTCTGAAAGATGCCGACACCCTCATCATGACCGCGGCGGATGCCACCCACGAGTCGTTCGGGTGCGGCTTCGGGGAGAAATTTACCTGGTTTGGGGAGGCGCTGCTGAACGAGGCGCTGCGCAGGACCTGGTCCTTCCCGGCGGCGTTCGAGGAGGCGCGGACGACGATCAGGAAGTGGGAAACAGAGCAGGGAGAGACCCCGTCAAACCCGCAGATCCACCTCGGGTCAAAGGTGGCCCCGGCACTGAAGCGGCTGGAGAACTCGCTTCGCGCGCAGAAGGAGCCTGCGCACCCGCCCCCTCCGCGGGGAGAGACGAAGGGAAGGGACCTTCCCGGCTCCGACGAGGGGTAG
- a CDS encoding ATP-dependent DNA helicase has protein sequence MKVITVPLREFALPVPRVGSIEANSGFGRSAAEGQEIHQRVQKQRVKLDPSYQAEVPISGSFDREGFRFHVQGRMDGIFRNGTPTIEEIKGTFNVRELARRLSDAPFGHPYCLQLLTYGYLYWREHSVIPTLTFHLVSSRSGESIDLPLVLDVQAYEEWLQLRLAELAVEATLAEKRAARRRKIGADFKFPFSTPRPKQLDLLRTIEEGMLVGQPILLQAPTGLGKTVGVLYPVLKEALGRGQKVIYLTPKNSLHSVAEDAVARFQETGAKVKSLSITAKGKICFKNEPLCDPDYCEYARDYYKKFFESGIREVLAKKRKLKARMFREVAEAHQLCPFELQLDCIEEADVVICDYNYVFAPRSALRRVGGIEVDQTGKPNLVIDEAHNLPPRAMDYYSPALSTAVLEGLRPKIAELQPRFRREADDLLDRCVAIVSSCAGGKGGKGGKGVRIDPPVALFLEQDAALRAFLSRYLDSDLEIEHGDPVMALSFYWSGFTETLEYFSDGDRTEFFATCHPHPTGATVKITCCDASAMLKECYAEYQQVVGFSATLKPFEYYAKLSGLIVGKTTTAEFGSPFPKELRKLLIIPQISTKYADRERNYPKVAEAVRRMAELRRGNYFVFFPSFEFLERVAALFRPPDGFTLLFQERSMNAARVEAVVDHLRAQTVPTIVFAVQGGSFSEGMDYAGESVIGAFVVGPPLPSYDLEREEMKEYYQREYGAGFDYAYIYPAMAKAVQAAGRVIRSETERGLIVLMDNRFTQTSFTRCMPADWFDTDVAEIVSGRILQDVGEFWER, from the coding sequence ATGAAAGTCATTACCGTGCCGCTGCGCGAGTTTGCGCTGCCGGTGCCGCGCGTCGGCAGCATTGAAGCGAACTCCGGATTCGGCCGTTCCGCTGCCGAAGGGCAGGAAATCCACCAGCGCGTGCAAAAGCAGAGGGTGAAGCTCGACCCTTCCTATCAGGCGGAGGTGCCGATCAGCGGCAGCTTCGACCGGGAAGGGTTCCGCTTCCATGTCCAGGGGAGGATGGACGGCATCTTCCGAAACGGCACTCCGACCATCGAGGAGATCAAGGGAACCTTCAATGTGCGGGAACTGGCCCGCCGCCTCTCCGATGCCCCCTTCGGCCATCCCTACTGCCTCCAGCTTCTGACCTACGGCTACCTCTACTGGCGGGAGCACTCCGTCATACCGACCCTCACTTTTCACCTCGTTTCCTCCCGGAGCGGCGAGTCGATCGACCTCCCTCTCGTGCTGGACGTTCAGGCTTACGAGGAGTGGCTCCAACTGCGCCTTGCGGAGCTTGCGGTGGAGGCGACCCTCGCCGAGAAGCGGGCGGCGCGCAGGCGCAAGATCGGTGCCGACTTCAAATTTCCCTTTTCAACCCCGCGTCCGAAACAGCTCGACCTGCTGCGCACCATCGAGGAGGGGATGCTCGTCGGGCAGCCGATCCTGCTCCAGGCTCCTACCGGACTCGGCAAGACGGTGGGGGTGCTCTACCCGGTCCTGAAGGAGGCGCTGGGGCGGGGGCAGAAGGTGATCTACCTGACGCCGAAAAACAGCCTCCATTCCGTGGCGGAAGACGCTGTGGCGCGTTTTCAGGAGACGGGGGCGAAGGTGAAGTCCCTCTCCATCACCGCCAAGGGGAAGATCTGCTTCAAGAACGAGCCGCTGTGCGACCCGGACTACTGCGAGTACGCCCGGGACTACTACAAGAAGTTCTTCGAAAGCGGGATCCGGGAAGTGCTCGCCAAGAAGAGGAAGCTGAAGGCGCGCATGTTCCGCGAGGTCGCCGAAGCTCACCAGCTCTGCCCCTTCGAGCTGCAGCTCGACTGCATCGAGGAGGCGGACGTGGTGATCTGCGATTACAACTACGTCTTCGCGCCGCGCTCCGCCCTGCGCCGCGTCGGCGGCATCGAGGTGGACCAGACGGGGAAGCCGAACCTGGTGATCGACGAGGCGCACAACCTCCCCCCCCGTGCCATGGACTACTACTCGCCGGCGCTCTCCACGGCAGTGCTGGAGGGGCTCCGGCCGAAGATTGCCGAGCTCCAGCCGCGCTTCAGGCGGGAGGCGGACGATCTTCTCGACCGCTGCGTCGCCATCGTCTCTTCCTGCGCCGGCGGGAAGGGGGGGAAAGGTGGGAAAGGGGTGCGGATCGATCCCCCCGTCGCTCTCTTCCTGGAGCAGGACGCAGCGCTGCGAGCCTTCCTTTCGCGCTACCTCGATTCGGACCTGGAGATAGAGCATGGCGATCCGGTCATGGCGCTCTCCTTCTACTGGTCAGGCTTCACGGAGACGCTGGAGTACTTCTCGGACGGAGACAGAACGGAATTCTTCGCCACCTGTCACCCGCACCCCACCGGCGCGACCGTCAAGATTACCTGCTGCGACGCCTCCGCCATGCTGAAGGAGTGTTACGCGGAATACCAGCAGGTGGTGGGATTTTCCGCGACGCTGAAACCGTTCGAGTACTACGCGAAGCTTTCCGGCCTCATCGTTGGAAAAACCACGACGGCGGAGTTTGGCTCTCCCTTTCCGAAGGAGCTGCGAAAGCTCCTCATCATCCCCCAGATCTCCACCAAATACGCGGACCGGGAGCGCAACTACCCGAAGGTCGCCGAGGCGGTGCGCAGGATGGCGGAGCTGCGGCGGGGAAATTACTTCGTCTTCTTCCCCAGCTTCGAATTTCTGGAGAGGGTCGCCGCTCTTTTTCGACCGCCGGACGGGTTTACGCTCCTTTTCCAGGAGCGCAGTATGAATGCCGCCCGCGTGGAGGCGGTGGTCGATCATCTGCGAGCGCAGACCGTTCCCACCATCGTCTTTGCGGTGCAAGGGGGATCTTTTTCCGAGGGGATGGATTACGCAGGGGAGTCGGTCATCGGTGCCTTCGTGGTGGGGCCGCCACTGCCGAGTTATGACCTGGAACGGGAAGAGATGAAGGAGTATTATCAGAGGGAATACGGCGCTGGGTTTGACTACGCCTACATCTACCCCGCAATGGCGAAGGCTGTCCAGGCTGCCGGGCGGGTCATCCGGTCCGAGACGGAGCGGGGACTGATCGTCCTCATGGACAACCGCTTCACCCAGACGAGCTTTACCCGTTGCATGCCGGCCGACTGGTTCGATACCGATGTCGCCGAGATCGTGTCGGGGAGGATACTGCAGGACGTCGGGGAGTTCTGGGAGAGGTAG
- a CDS encoding alpha/beta hydrolase — MRAALYSIYLAVIVVLLSGCDIRREYDAALVLGDIAAGTKESRLKATTPQPARRAVALPGPGTTRTADLYLTSDKPLAGLLLLPGAAEGGKDDPRLVALAVTMARARFAVLVPDMVGFRSLQVGSSDIGETARVFAWLSSHRDLAPEGRAGIFSLSYASGPALLAALEPPAAGRVSFLMSIGGYHSVKDVLVFFTTGYFRLDGEWRFLQPNSYGKWVFVQSNIGRITSRNDRLLFQQIAQRKLENLDAPVDDLAARLGPEGRSLYDFIENRDPREAPALMDRLPLPIRREIDDLNVAARDLSRLKARLILVHGYDDDIIPYTESIALSRQLPPGQARLYLVHGLKHVTLGHHMLSDSYRLWRSISALLAERG; from the coding sequence ATGCGTGCAGCGCTCTATTCCATCTACCTCGCAGTCATCGTCGTACTCCTCTCCGGCTGCGACATCCGGCGAGAATACGACGCTGCGCTCGTTCTCGGCGATATTGCGGCGGGGACGAAGGAGAGCCGGCTGAAGGCGACGACGCCGCAGCCGGCGCGGAGGGCGGTCGCCCTTCCTGGCCCCGGGACGACACGTACAGCGGATCTCTATCTCACCAGCGACAAGCCCCTCGCGGGTCTCCTCCTTTTACCCGGTGCGGCTGAGGGGGGGAAGGACGATCCGCGCCTCGTAGCTCTGGCTGTGACGATGGCGCGGGCGCGCTTTGCGGTCCTCGTCCCCGACATGGTCGGCTTTCGCTCCCTCCAGGTCGGCAGCAGCGACATCGGCGAAACCGCACGCGTCTTCGCCTGGCTCTCTTCGCACAGAGATCTCGCCCCCGAAGGGAGGGCCGGGATCTTCTCCCTGAGCTACGCCTCCGGCCCTGCGCTACTGGCCGCGCTGGAACCTCCTGCTGCGGGACGGGTCTCCTTCCTCATGTCCATCGGCGGCTATCACAGCGTGAAGGACGTCCTCGTCTTCTTCACCACCGGATACTTCCGGCTCGACGGCGAGTGGCGCTTCCTCCAGCCCAACAGCTACGGGAAGTGGGTCTTTGTGCAGAGCAACATCGGAAGGATAACCAGCCGGAACGACAGGCTCCTTTTCCAGCAGATTGCGCAGCGAAAGCTGGAAAACCTTGACGCCCCGGTGGATGACCTCGCCGCCCGGCTCGGCCCGGAGGGACGCAGTCTCTACGATTTCATCGAAAACCGCGACCCGAGGGAGGCGCCGGCGCTCATGGACCGGCTGCCGCTCCCGATCCGCCGGGAGATCGACGACCTCAATGTCGCCGCCCGCGACCTCTCCAGGCTCAAGGCCAGACTCATCCTCGTCCACGGGTATGACGACGACATCATCCCCTACACCGAGAGCATCGCCCTCAGCCGACAGCTCCCACCGGGGCAGGCGAGGCTTTACCTCGTGCACGGGCTGAAACACGTGACGCTCGGGCACCACATGCTATCCGACAGCTACCGGCTGTGGCGCTCCATTTCGGCGCTTCTGGCGGAGAGGGGATAG
- a CDS encoding methyl-accepting chemotaxis protein, translating to MKLCSAPRMQPKILLALSFLSCSAVVALCFYLVSFGSSSLFPEIENSARWLRGLCLAGAAIFLLCGMVLLYLRCLLANRAQVVATLAERCALLELQQQNAPDDIMVVDGANTVVFHNRRHPDLWGDTPTASEPLPFLQAVEPLLQKVSDPEELLVQLRSLAGRPQAESHDEIHLLDGRVFYRYTAPLRAADGTLYGRIWCLRDSTADAQAIASLRESENTYRGVLESSADGVVVVDESHRIILVNEQFELMFGYPRAEVLGKDVDMLVPKSFTRHKGHVSDFFSAPRRRMMGHGLKLVALRRDGSEFPVEIGLSPIRTGEGLIVSAAIRDITQHELSDRKIAAAAAYARTLFESSPDPLLTMSPQGEISDVNEAMMALTGRSREALVGSFFAEHFTDPEKAREVRAKVFAEGSLRDYPLTLRSLSGQLSEVLYNAVVYRDEAGEVAGAFAAARDMTQRQAIEAELRELNRVLEERVAQRSEELLSRALEVVEGAGAVAATSRSLREMTNLAVRGAIDTSAALSHTTAALEQVRQTALESNKKSRHVSLAAQRSADVAQGGRTAVQGAVAGMIRIQSQVTGSVESIVRLSEQSRTIGEIIATVNDLAEQSNLLAVNAAIEASKAGEQGKGFAVVAREVKNLSEQSQAATAQVRSILDDIRRATDGAVLVSQHGKDSAAAGVEQAKKVGEAIRQMEESVDLSAQAALQIAASCQQQLVGLDQVARAMESIREASEQNVEGIKRLEKTLKRLEELGETLDLLSRALQW from the coding sequence ATGAAGCTGTGTTCCGCTCCCAGGATGCAGCCAAAGATACTTCTCGCACTGTCATTCCTTTCCTGCAGCGCCGTCGTTGCTCTCTGCTTCTATCTCGTCTCCTTCGGAAGCTCCTCCCTCTTTCCGGAAATCGAAAATTCCGCCCGCTGGCTTCGCGGCCTTTGTCTCGCTGGTGCCGCCATCTTTCTCCTTTGCGGTATGGTGCTTCTCTATCTCCGCTGCCTCCTGGCGAACCGGGCGCAGGTCGTGGCGACGCTCGCCGAGCGCTGCGCCCTCCTGGAACTGCAGCAGCAAAATGCTCCCGACGACATCATGGTGGTGGACGGCGCCAATACGGTGGTCTTTCACAACCGCCGCCATCCCGACCTCTGGGGCGATACCCCCACCGCCTCGGAGCCGCTCCCCTTCCTGCAGGCCGTCGAGCCTCTCCTTCAGAAGGTCTCCGATCCGGAGGAGTTGCTGGTGCAGCTTCGCTCGCTGGCGGGGAGGCCACAGGCGGAATCCCACGATGAAATTCATCTTCTGGACGGGCGGGTCTTCTACCGCTACACCGCCCCCCTGCGCGCCGCCGACGGCACTCTTTACGGCAGAATCTGGTGCCTGCGCGACAGCACCGCAGATGCGCAGGCGATCGCTTCACTACGTGAGAGCGAGAATACCTACCGGGGGGTTCTGGAAAGCTCCGCGGACGGCGTGGTGGTCGTCGACGAGAGTCACAGGATCATCCTCGTCAACGAGCAGTTCGAGCTCATGTTCGGCTACCCGCGCGCGGAGGTACTCGGAAAGGACGTCGACATGCTTGTGCCGAAGAGCTTTACCAGACACAAAGGGCATGTCTCCGACTTCTTCAGTGCCCCCCGCAGGCGGATGATGGGGCACGGGCTGAAGCTGGTGGCGCTTCGCAGAGACGGCTCGGAGTTTCCGGTGGAGATAGGGTTGAGCCCCATACGCACCGGGGAGGGGCTTATCGTTTCAGCCGCCATACGCGACATCACGCAACATGAGCTTTCCGACAGGAAAATCGCCGCCGCCGCAGCGTATGCACGGACCCTCTTCGAGTCGAGCCCGGACCCGCTCCTGACCATGAGCCCGCAGGGGGAGATAAGTGACGTGAATGAGGCGATGATGGCACTGACCGGGCGGAGCAGGGAGGCCCTCGTGGGGAGCTTCTTTGCCGAGCACTTCACCGATCCGGAGAAGGCGCGGGAAGTGCGCGCGAAGGTTTTCGCGGAAGGGTCGCTGCGCGATTATCCGCTGACGCTGCGCTCTCTCTCCGGGCAGCTCTCCGAGGTCCTGTACAACGCGGTGGTGTACCGCGACGAGGCGGGTGAGGTCGCCGGGGCCTTTGCCGCGGCACGCGACATGACGCAGCGGCAGGCGATAGAGGCGGAGCTGCGGGAACTGAACCGGGTACTGGAGGAGCGCGTGGCGCAGCGCAGCGAGGAGCTTCTTTCCCGGGCGCTGGAGGTCGTCGAGGGGGCCGGGGCGGTGGCGGCGACCTCGCGCAGCCTGCGTGAGATGACGAACCTGGCGGTGCGCGGCGCAATCGACACCTCCGCCGCGCTCAGCCACACCACCGCCGCCCTGGAGCAGGTGAGGCAGACCGCGCTCGAATCGAACAAGAAGTCGCGGCACGTCTCCCTCGCGGCGCAGCGCAGCGCAGACGTCGCCCAGGGGGGGCGCACCGCGGTACAGGGGGCGGTCGCGGGGATGATCCGTATCCAGTCGCAGGTAACCGGCTCGGTGGAAAGTATCGTCCGCCTCAGCGAGCAGAGCCGTACCATCGGCGAGATCATCGCCACCGTGAACGACCTGGCGGAGCAGTCGAATCTACTGGCGGTGAATGCGGCGATAGAGGCGTCGAAGGCAGGGGAGCAGGGGAAGGGATTCGCCGTCGTGGCGCGCGAGGTGAAGAACCTCTCGGAGCAGTCGCAGGCCGCGACGGCCCAGGTGCGCTCCATTCTGGACGACATCCGCCGCGCGACAGACGGGGCAGTCCTCGTCTCCCAGCACGGAAAGGACTCTGCCGCCGCGGGGGTGGAGCAGGCGAAGAAGGTCGGGGAGGCGATCAGGCAGATGGAGGAGAGTGTCGATCTCTCCGCCCAGGCAGCGCTGCAGATAGCTGCCTCCTGCCAGCAGCAGCTCGTAGGTCTTGACCAGGTTGCGCGGGCGATGGAAAGCATTCGCGAGGCGAGCGAGCAGAACGTCGAGGGGATAAAGAGGCTCGAGAAGACTCTGAAACGACTGGAAGAGCTCGGGGAGACGCTCGATCTCCTCTCGCGCGCACTGCAATGGTAG
- a CDS encoding dicarboxylate/amino acid:cation symporter — MRVLRSYRLSLVMIASIIAGAAAGQLAPGFAAAIKPVGDLFLNLIFMIIVPLVFFSVSSSIANSPGSTVSRISLCMLGVFLLTSVIAAVTSLLFLLVVTPSPGVGIVLKLAAPLEPPHPLAQLVKTVTVPTFAELLSHRAMLPLLIFSSAVGVATRRLGSEGEPLARILASGSRVALKLVDYVMLTAPAGLFAYFAATVAETGAQLAGAYLALFTAYYLFGTFYFLAGFSAYVWCAGGGVAVRRFWSQMLTPSLTALGTCSSMATIPANLEAAPAMGAPREVSDLVIPVGAVIHKDGSVIGGVVKVLFALSLFHLELTPQRLVMTIAVAVVVGVVIGAIPSGGMIGELFILSVFGFGQEALPLLVAISVLIDPLATLINATGDDVAAVMVTRLVKGSSGIPEKTPMSELRKE; from the coding sequence ATGAGGGTGCTGCGGAGCTACCGCCTCTCGCTCGTCATGATCGCCTCCATCATTGCAGGCGCCGCGGCGGGGCAGCTTGCGCCCGGCTTTGCCGCCGCCATAAAGCCGGTCGGCGATCTCTTTCTCAACCTCATCTTCATGATTATCGTCCCGCTCGTCTTCTTCTCCGTATCCTCCAGCATCGCCAATTCCCCCGGCTCGACCGTCTCGCGCATATCCCTTTGCATGCTTGGCGTTTTCCTCCTCACCAGCGTCATCGCCGCCGTCACCTCTCTTCTCTTTCTCCTCGTGGTTACGCCGTCACCCGGCGTGGGAATCGTCCTCAAGCTCGCGGCGCCCCTGGAGCCTCCCCACCCTCTGGCGCAGTTGGTAAAGACGGTGACGGTGCCGACCTTCGCCGAGCTTCTCTCCCACAGGGCGATGCTGCCGCTCCTGATCTTCTCCTCTGCCGTCGGCGTGGCGACGCGCCGCCTCGGCTCGGAGGGTGAGCCGCTGGCCCGCATCCTCGCAAGCGGCTCGCGGGTAGCGCTGAAGCTCGTCGACTACGTCATGCTGACCGCTCCCGCCGGCCTCTTCGCCTACTTCGCTGCGACCGTGGCGGAAACGGGAGCCCAGCTCGCCGGGGCATACCTGGCTCTTTTCACCGCCTACTATCTCTTCGGGACCTTCTATTTTCTCGCCGGTTTCTCTGCCTATGTCTGGTGCGCCGGTGGCGGCGTCGCAGTGAGGCGGTTCTGGTCGCAGATGCTCACCCCCTCCCTCACTGCGCTTGGTACGTGCTCCAGCATGGCTACCATTCCGGCCAACCTGGAGGCAGCTCCGGCGATGGGAGCGCCGCGCGAGGTGAGCGACCTGGTGATCCCGGTCGGTGCCGTCATTCACAAGGACGGCTCCGTTATCGGCGGAGTGGTGAAGGTCCTTTTCGCACTGAGCCTCTTTCATCTGGAACTCACCCCCCAGCGCCTCGTCATGACGATAGCCGTAGCAGTAGTCGTCGGGGTCGTGATAGGAGCCATTCCGAGCGGCGGGATGATCGGAGAACTCTTCATCCTGAGCGTCTTCGGATTCGGCCAGGAGGCCCTCCCCCTTCTGGTGGCGATCAGCGTCCTCATCGACCCGCTGGCGACGCTGATAAACGCCACTGGCGACGACGTGGCGGCTGTCATGGTGACGCGGCTGGTGAAAGGCTCTTCTGGGATTCCGGAGAAAACCCCGATGTCTGAGCTAAGAAAGGAGTAA
- a CDS encoding L,D-transpeptidase family protein: MPSLHRCRIPHPFLFPLIALVAFLAAGCATVPHGSATHIPDHEASTFVPRDLPASTAQLVVVADDGGARATVYALQRSPDGWHTRLGPLEASIGKKGFARIGEKREGDGKTPSGLFPLEFVFGYAASAPTRMPYRQATENDLWVDDPSSPDYNTWVRRGETSASSFELMKLPDHRYRHGVVIGYNRDPVVKGRGSAIFIHEWLEMGRPTAGCVALNEAGIVSLISWLDPGEHPMILMGDAAVAAAPGREEGMR, translated from the coding sequence ATGCCGTCGCTTCACCGTTGCCGCATTCCTCACCCCTTTCTTTTCCCTCTCATCGCCCTTGTAGCTTTTCTTGCTGCCGGTTGCGCAACCGTCCCGCACGGATCGGCAACGCATATCCCCGACCACGAAGCCTCAACCTTCGTGCCGCGCGATCTCCCGGCGTCCACTGCACAACTTGTCGTGGTGGCCGACGACGGTGGCGCGCGGGCGACGGTGTACGCACTGCAGCGCTCGCCGGATGGCTGGCATACGCGGCTGGGACCGCTCGAGGCGTCGATAGGAAAGAAAGGCTTCGCCAGGATCGGCGAGAAAAGGGAAGGGGACGGCAAGACCCCCTCGGGGCTCTTCCCCCTGGAGTTCGTCTTCGGCTACGCTGCCAGTGCGCCGACCCGCATGCCGTACCGGCAGGCGACGGAGAATGATCTGTGGGTCGATGACCCAAGCTCCCCCGATTACAACACGTGGGTGCGCAGGGGTGAAACAAGTGCCTCGTCCTTCGAGCTCATGAAGCTCCCGGACCATCGCTACCGCCACGGGGTGGTGATCGGCTACAATCGCGACCCGGTCGTAAAGGGGAGGGGGAGCGCCATCTTCATCCACGAGTGGCTGGAAATGGGGCGGCCGACGGCCGGGTGCGTCGCCCTCAATGAGGCGGGGATCGTCTCCCTCATAAGCTGGCTCGACCCTGGTGAGCACCCGATGATCCTTATGGGAGACGCCGCTGTCGCTGCGGCGCCGGGAAGGGAGGAGGGGATGCGATGA
- the corA gene encoding magnesium/cobalt transporter CorA: MSKSLKKRAKKVGAAPGTLMHLGRERGGSVAIEVIEYDPEHLQKRQVQDVGELFPSHPPPLITWVNVEGLPDAHLLQRFGTGFGIHPLVLEDVLATDQRAKADDYGSYLFVVLKMLAAGEKGAEIRSEQVSFVLGERLLISFQEGIDGDVFGPVRARLENPQGQLRARGADHLLYALMDITVDNYYLVLEALEDKIEALEDEVLVNASTATVQEINRLKREMLFLHKAVWPLRETVGSLQRRDSHLIEEGTSIFLRDLYDHTVQVLDTLETLREMLSGLLDIYLSSVSNRLNVAMKFLTVIATIFMPLSFICGVYGMNFKFAGA, translated from the coding sequence ATGTCCAAATCCCTGAAGAAAAGAGCAAAAAAGGTCGGCGCCGCGCCGGGAACGCTTATGCATCTCGGCCGGGAGAGGGGCGGGTCTGTGGCGATCGAGGTGATCGAGTACGATCCCGAGCACCTGCAAAAGCGGCAGGTGCAGGACGTAGGGGAACTCTTCCCTTCCCACCCCCCTCCCCTCATTACCTGGGTCAACGTCGAGGGGCTCCCGGACGCTCATCTCCTGCAGCGCTTCGGCACCGGCTTCGGCATTCACCCCCTCGTCCTGGAGGACGTGCTCGCGACGGACCAGCGCGCGAAGGCGGACGATTATGGCAGCTATCTCTTTGTTGTACTAAAGATGCTCGCCGCCGGGGAGAAGGGGGCGGAGATCAGAAGCGAGCAGGTGAGCTTCGTCCTCGGCGAGCGGCTCCTGATCTCCTTCCAGGAGGGGATCGATGGGGACGTCTTCGGGCCGGTCCGGGCGCGCCTGGAAAACCCGCAGGGGCAGTTGCGTGCCAGAGGCGCCGATCACCTCCTCTATGCCCTCATGGACATCACCGTCGACAACTACTACCTCGTCCTCGAGGCGCTGGAGGACAAGATCGAGGCGCTGGAAGATGAGGTCCTCGTGAACGCTTCCACTGCGACGGTGCAGGAGATCAACCGGCTGAAAAGAGAAATGCTTTTTCTGCACAAGGCGGTGTGGCCCCTCAGGGAGACCGTCGGCTCGCTGCAGCGGCGCGACTCTCACCTCATCGAGGAGGGAACCTCCATCTTCCTGCGCGACCTCTACGACCACACGGTTCAGGTTCTCGACACCCTGGAGACGCTCCGCGAGATGCTCTCGGGGCTCCTCGATATCTATCTCTCCAGTGTCAGCAACAGGCTCAACGTGGCCATGAAGTTCCTGACCGTGATAGCCACCATATTCATGCCCCTTTCCTTCATTTGCGGCGTGTACGGCATGAACTTCAAGTTTGCCGGAGCTTGA